ATTGTGGTCGCGATCGCCACGCAATTAAAAATGCCTCCTTCACAATGGCAACCTACAGTAGGGAATGTAGCATCGGCAAGAGTCACTTCAGTTAGAGTAACTACTGAGAAAATCTGGCAGACTCAAAGCTTTTACGGACTGTGGACTTGCTACACGATTGGAACATTTGTAGGACTATCGGCAATTGGTATTTCCAGTCCTGTAGCACAAGAAATGATCGAACTCGACTCCACAACCGCAGCGATGACTGTCTCGCTATTTGCCATCTTTAACGGACTAGGACGACCGTTATTTGGCTGGGTAACAGATCGGTTCAGTCCTAAAATAGCGGCGATCGCCTCTTACGTGCTAATTCTAATCGCTTCGATCTTGATGTTGAATGCTCGTACTGGCGCTACATTGACATACATAGCGGCTTTTGCTTTATTTTGGCTATCTTTAGGTGGATGGCTGGCGATCGCGCCAACCGCAACTTTAACTCTATTTAGAGCCGAAAACTACGCCAAAAATTACGGGATTATCTTTACTGCCTACGGTGTTGGAGCATTTTTCGGTACGATCGTTGCTGGCAGAATTCGAGATATTTTCGGCAGCTATACTTACGCCTTTTATCCAATGGCAGGTTTAGCGATTGCGGGGACGATTGTTGCTGTATTTTTCTTGAAGCGTCTGCCTGCTATGTCTGAAATTTTAGAAGAACCTGTTGCTAGAAGCTAGTGCTATTCAAAGGGAGCAGAGAGTAGGGAGTAGGGAAAGAGAAGAGAGTGATGCATGGTGAGAATTCGGAATTCGGAATTCGGAATTCGGAATTAATTGCGAATGCGCGACTTGTCTTGCTCCCTGTTCGTAACTTGTGAGTTTATTGAGAAAATTGGGCAAAATTCTGAATAGAAAGACTAGTGCGGCAACAGGACTTCAGCAGTTGCAAAAAGACTGCG
This window of the Chroococcidiopsis thermalis PCC 7203 genome carries:
- a CDS encoding L-lactate MFS transporter; protein product: MDTIKLFGMPAQRGRWLLIPLGIVVLLCLGTVYSWSIFRKPLEKLLNIGATESLLPFTVLLVVFALLMPIAGFLIDRFGSRVVTAVGGVVMGVGYILTSFATNEPMLVFAYGLVAGAGIGIAYGVPLAVSAKWFPDKKGIAVGLTVIGFGLSPLITAPLAKNLIDAYGVRQTFTILGIAFSVIVVAIATQLKMPPSQWQPTVGNVASARVTSVRVTTEKIWQTQSFYGLWTCYTIGTFVGLSAIGISSPVAQEMIELDSTTAAMTVSLFAIFNGLGRPLFGWVTDRFSPKIAAIASYVLILIASILMLNARTGATLTYIAAFALFWLSLGGWLAIAPTATLTLFRAENYAKNYGIIFTAYGVGAFFGTIVAGRIRDIFGSYTYAFYPMAGLAIAGTIVAVFFLKRLPAMSEILEEPVARS